From one Streptomyces sp. Q6 genomic stretch:
- a CDS encoding MFS transporter: protein MYAAVLRTPYALRTFCAALVGRLSYGIVSLSVMLAVTDVTGSYAVAGAVMAVFGGASVLLSPLRALLVDRYGPRRALPPMALVYAGLLGLFAVVVTVRSGVPGWVLVAWGGLAGASTPPLGPAMRTVCGQLFGDRRLLQRAYSLDGVAEEVLFVSGPLLVGVLVLVAPAAAGVALSAALVAVGTLAFVAMPPVGAVGPVPRGERRRAGVAVAVTVGSYGGCGSPWS, encoded by the coding sequence ATGTACGCCGCTGTACTGCGGACTCCGTATGCCCTGCGCACCTTCTGCGCCGCCCTCGTCGGGCGGCTGTCGTACGGGATCGTCTCGCTCTCTGTGATGTTGGCCGTCACCGATGTCACCGGCTCCTACGCCGTCGCCGGTGCCGTGATGGCCGTGTTCGGCGGCGCCAGTGTGCTGCTGTCGCCGCTGCGCGCCCTGCTCGTCGACCGGTACGGACCGCGCCGCGCCCTGCCCCCGATGGCTCTGGTGTACGCAGGGTTGCTCGGGCTCTTCGCCGTTGTCGTCACTGTGCGGTCGGGGGTGCCTGGGTGGGTGTTGGTCGCGTGGGGAGGGTTGGCGGGTGCCTCCACTCCGCCGCTCGGGCCCGCCATGCGTACCGTCTGTGGGCAGTTGTTCGGTGATCGGCGGCTCTTGCAGCGCGCCTACAGCCTCGACGGCGTTGCCGAAGAGGTGCTGTTCGTCAGCGGGCCGTTGCTCGTGGGCGTGCTCGTGCTCGTCGCGCCCGCGGCCGCTGGCGTCGCCCTGAGCGCCGCGCTGGTCGCCGTGGGGACGCTGGCCTTCGTGGCCATGCCGCCGGTGGGTGCCGTCGGGCCCGTGCCGCGCGGCGAGCGTCGTCGCGCGGGGGTGGCGGTGGCGGTGACGGTCGGCTCGTACGGCGGCTGCGGCAGCCCGTGGTCGTGA
- the meaB gene encoding methylmalonyl Co-A mutase-associated GTPase MeaB: protein MQDVPTLVAQAREGRPRAVARLISLVEGASPQLREVMAALAPLTGNAYVVGLTGSPGVGKSTSTSALVSAYRRAGKRVGVLAVDPSSPFSGGALLGDRVRMSEHASDSGVYIRSMATRGHLGGLAWAAPQAIRVLDAAGCDVVLVETVGVGQSEVEIASQADTSVVLLAPGMGDGIQAAKAGILEIGDVYVVNKADRDGADATARELNHMLGLGEARSPGDWRPPIVKTVAARGEGIDEVVEALEKHRAWMEERGVLAERRVARASREVETIAVTALRERIGDLAGDRRLGALAERIVAGELDPYRAADELVAGITAG, encoded by the coding sequence ATGCAGGACGTCCCCACGTTGGTCGCCCAGGCGCGGGAGGGCCGGCCGCGTGCCGTGGCCCGGCTGATCTCGCTCGTGGAGGGGGCGTCCCCGCAGCTGCGCGAGGTCATGGCCGCGCTGGCTCCGCTGACCGGGAACGCGTACGTGGTCGGGCTCACCGGGTCGCCGGGCGTCGGCAAGTCGACGTCCACGTCGGCCCTGGTGAGCGCGTACCGGCGGGCCGGGAAGCGGGTCGGGGTGCTGGCCGTCGACCCCTCGTCGCCGTTCAGCGGGGGCGCGCTGCTCGGGGACCGGGTGCGGATGTCGGAGCACGCCTCCGACTCCGGCGTCTACATCCGCTCGATGGCCACCCGCGGGCATCTGGGCGGGCTCGCCTGGGCCGCGCCGCAGGCCATTCGGGTGCTGGACGCGGCGGGCTGTGACGTCGTGCTCGTGGAGACCGTCGGTGTCGGGCAGTCCGAGGTCGAGATCGCCTCCCAGGCCGATACGAGTGTGGTGCTGCTCGCCCCCGGGATGGGGGACGGGATCCAGGCCGCGAAGGCCGGGATCCTGGAGATCGGCGACGTGTACGTCGTCAACAAGGCCGATCGGGACGGCGCCGACGCCACCGCTCGCGAGCTGAACCACATGCTCGGGCTCGGTGAGGCGCGCTCGCCCGGCGACTGGCGGCCGCCGATCGTGAAGACCGTCGCGGCGCGCGGCGAGGGGATCGACGAGGTCGTCGAGGCGCTGGAGAAGCACCGGGCGTGGATGGAGGAGCGCGGAGTGCTCGCCGAGCGGCGGGTGGCGCGGGCCTCGCGGGAGGTCGAGACGATCGCGGTGACCGCGCTGCGGGAGCGGATCGGGGACCTGGCAGGGGATCGGCGGCTCGGGGCGCTGGCCGAGCGGATCGTGGCGGGGGAGCTGGATCCGTATCGGGCCGCTGATGAGCTGGTTGCTGGGATCACCGCTGGGTGA
- the scy gene encoding polarized growth protein Scy, whose translation MRGYESQDGRRPAETDHLSRFEAEMDRLKTEREKAVQHADDLGYQVEVLRAKLHEARRSLASRPAYDGADIGYQAEQLLRNAQIQADQLRADAERELREARAQTQRILQEHAEQQSRLQAELHTEAVNRRQQLDQELAERRRTVENHVNENVQWAEQLRARTEQQARRLLDESRAEADQALAAARAEAERVAAEARRRLTSEAESARAEAQATLARARQDAERLLNAASTQAQEATDHAEQLRSTTTAESDQARRQATELSRAAEQRISEADQALRAARAEAEKVLTEAKEAAAKQLASAESANEQRTRTAKEQVARLVQEATKEAETTKSEAEQIVATARDEAEKLIAEAKEKARTVTAEETAGELAKAARTAEDVLNKASEEAKSTTRAAAEEAERIRAEAEAEADRLRSEAHDIAEQLKGTAKDDTKEYRAKTVELQEEARRLRGEAEQLRAEAVEEGERIRAEARREAVQQIEEAAKTAEELLGKARADADELRGAATAESERVRTEAIERATSLRKQAEETLERTRAEADRHRAEAEEQAEATRAEAERAAQTLKDEAERAISARQEEAARELTRLHTEAEERLTASETTLTDARAESERLRREAADETERLRTEAAERVRTLQAQAEAEAERLRTEAASDASTIRAEAETVAVRLRSEAASEAERLKTEAQESADRHRAEAQSAAERIAAEAAETLAAAQEEAARRRREAEETLGSARQEADQERERAREQSEELLAVARARVDEAQAEAARLVEEADRRATEMVGAAEQTAQQVRDSVAGLQEQAQEEIAGLRSAAEHAAERTRQEAQDEADRVRTDAYQERERATEDANRIRGEAAAESEAAKSLAERTVSEAIAEAERLRTDASEHAQRVRTEVADLRTGADQDASRTRAEAREDANRIRSDAAAQADTLITEATAEAERLTSDTNAEAERVRAESTAKAEKLVGDAATEAERLRAESTAAAEQLTNETRAEAERVRSESVAQAEKLISDASGDAERLRAEAAETVGSAQQHAERIRTEAERVKAEAAQEAERVTAAARDEAERTLDEARKDANQRRTEAAEQVDTLITESAAEADKLTREAQEAAQKTTAEAEAQADTMVGAARNEAERLVSEATVEGNALVEKARTDADELLVGARRDATQIRERAEELRDRITGEIEELHQRARRESAETMKNAGERCDALVKAAEEQLAEAQTKAKDLLNDANSEAGKVRIAAVKKAEGLLKEAEQKKAELSREAEKILAEARAESTAMIEKGQRELDVLVRRREDINAEISRVQDVLEALESFEAPSGGGKDSGVKAGAAAGATRSGGKGAEG comes from the coding sequence GTGCGGGGCTACGAGAGCCAGGACGGCCGACGGCCGGCTGAGACCGACCATCTCTCGCGGTTCGAAGCCGAGATGGACCGGCTGAAGACCGAGCGGGAGAAGGCCGTCCAGCACGCCGATGACCTGGGCTACCAGGTGGAGGTGTTGCGCGCCAAGCTGCACGAGGCGCGCCGCAGCCTCGCGTCCCGGCCTGCCTACGACGGAGCTGACATCGGCTATCAGGCCGAGCAGCTGCTCCGTAATGCCCAGATCCAGGCGGACCAGCTCCGTGCCGACGCCGAGCGCGAGCTGCGCGAGGCGCGGGCGCAGACGCAGCGCATCCTCCAGGAGCACGCCGAGCAGCAGTCCCGGCTCCAGGCGGAGCTGCACACCGAGGCGGTCAACCGGCGCCAGCAGCTCGACCAGGAGCTGGCGGAGCGCCGCCGCACGGTCGAGAACCACGTCAACGAGAACGTGCAGTGGGCCGAGCAGCTGCGTGCCCGCACCGAGCAGCAGGCCCGCCGCCTGCTCGACGAGTCGCGCGCCGAGGCCGACCAGGCGCTGGCGGCGGCCCGCGCCGAGGCCGAGCGGGTCGCGGCGGAGGCCCGCCGGCGGCTGACGTCCGAGGCGGAGAGCGCACGGGCCGAGGCGCAGGCGACGCTGGCCCGCGCCCGCCAGGACGCGGAGAGGTTGCTGAACGCGGCGTCGACGCAGGCCCAGGAGGCCACCGACCACGCCGAGCAGCTGCGCTCCACCACGACCGCGGAGTCCGACCAGGCGCGCCGCCAGGCCACGGAGCTGAGCCGCGCCGCGGAGCAGCGCATCAGCGAGGCCGACCAGGCGCTGCGCGCGGCCCGCGCCGAGGCGGAGAAGGTGCTGACCGAGGCGAAGGAGGCCGCGGCCAAGCAGCTCGCGAGCGCCGAGTCCGCCAACGAGCAGCGCACGCGTACGGCCAAGGAGCAGGTCGCCCGCCTGGTGCAGGAGGCGACCAAGGAGGCCGAGACCACCAAGTCGGAGGCCGAGCAGATCGTCGCCACCGCGCGCGACGAGGCCGAGAAGCTGATCGCGGAGGCCAAGGAGAAGGCCCGTACGGTCACGGCCGAGGAGACCGCGGGCGAGCTCGCGAAGGCCGCGCGCACCGCCGAGGACGTGCTGAACAAGGCGTCCGAGGAGGCGAAGTCGACGACGCGGGCGGCCGCCGAGGAGGCCGAGCGGATCCGCGCCGAGGCCGAGGCGGAGGCGGACCGGCTGCGGTCCGAGGCGCACGACATCGCCGAGCAGCTCAAGGGCACGGCGAAGGACGACACCAAGGAGTACCGCGCCAAGACGGTCGAGTTGCAGGAGGAGGCGCGCAGGCTGCGCGGCGAGGCCGAGCAGCTGCGGGCCGAGGCCGTCGAGGAGGGCGAGCGGATCCGGGCCGAGGCCCGCCGCGAGGCCGTCCAGCAGATCGAGGAGGCGGCGAAGACCGCCGAGGAGCTGCTCGGCAAGGCGCGCGCGGACGCGGACGAGCTGCGCGGTGCGGCGACGGCGGAGTCCGAGCGGGTCCGTACCGAGGCGATCGAGCGGGCCACGTCGCTGCGCAAGCAGGCCGAGGAGACCCTGGAGCGCACACGCGCGGAGGCCGACCGGCACCGCGCCGAGGCCGAGGAGCAGGCGGAGGCCACCCGGGCCGAGGCGGAGCGCGCCGCGCAGACGCTCAAGGACGAGGCGGAGCGGGCCATAAGCGCCCGGCAGGAGGAGGCGGCCCGCGAGCTGACCCGCCTGCACACGGAGGCCGAGGAGCGCCTGACGGCGTCCGAGACCACGCTGACCGACGCGCGTGCGGAGTCCGAGCGGCTGCGCCGTGAGGCGGCCGACGAGACGGAGCGGCTGCGCACCGAGGCCGCCGAGCGGGTCCGTACGTTGCAGGCGCAGGCCGAGGCGGAGGCGGAGCGCCTTCGTACGGAGGCCGCGTCGGACGCGTCGACGATCCGCGCCGAGGCCGAGACCGTCGCCGTACGGCTGCGGTCGGAGGCGGCGAGCGAGGCGGAGCGGCTCAAGACGGAGGCGCAGGAGTCCGCGGACCGGCACCGCGCCGAGGCGCAGAGCGCCGCCGAGCGGATCGCGGCGGAGGCCGCGGAGACGCTGGCGGCCGCGCAGGAGGAGGCGGCCCGGCGCCGCCGCGAGGCCGAGGAGACGCTCGGCAGCGCGCGCCAGGAGGCCGACCAGGAGCGTGAGCGGGCCCGCGAGCAGAGCGAGGAGCTCCTCGCGGTGGCGCGCGCCCGGGTCGACGAGGCGCAGGCCGAGGCCGCGCGGCTCGTCGAGGAGGCGGACCGGCGGGCGACCGAGATGGTCGGCGCCGCCGAGCAGACGGCGCAGCAGGTCCGCGACTCCGTGGCCGGGCTCCAGGAGCAGGCGCAGGAGGAGATCGCCGGGCTGCGCAGCGCCGCCGAGCACGCGGCGGAGCGCACGCGGCAGGAGGCGCAGGACGAGGCGGACCGGGTCCGTACGGACGCCTACCAGGAGCGCGAGCGCGCCACCGAGGACGCGAACCGGATCCGCGGCGAGGCCGCCGCCGAGTCCGAGGCCGCGAAGTCCCTCGCGGAGCGCACGGTCTCGGAGGCGATCGCCGAGGCGGAGCGGCTGCGTACGGACGCGTCCGAGCACGCGCAGCGGGTCCGCACCGAGGTCGCCGACCTGCGGACGGGCGCCGACCAGGACGCGTCGCGCACCCGTGCCGAGGCCCGCGAGGACGCGAACCGGATCCGGTCGGACGCCGCAGCCCAGGCGGACACCCTGATCACCGAGGCGACGGCCGAGGCCGAGCGCCTGACGTCGGATACGAACGCGGAGGCGGAGCGGGTCCGCGCCGAGTCGACGGCGAAGGCCGAGAAGCTCGTCGGCGACGCGGCCACGGAGGCGGAGCGGCTGCGGGCCGAGTCGACGGCCGCGGCCGAGCAGTTGACGAACGAGACCCGCGCGGAGGCCGAGCGGGTGCGGTCGGAGTCCGTCGCCCAGGCCGAGAAGCTGATCTCGGACGCGTCCGGCGACGCGGAGCGGCTGCGTGCCGAGGCCGCCGAGACGGTCGGCTCCGCCCAGCAGCACGCGGAGCGGATCCGCACGGAGGCCGAGCGCGTCAAGGCGGAGGCCGCGCAGGAGGCCGAGCGCGTCACGGCGGCCGCGCGCGACGAGGCGGAGCGCACTCTGGACGAGGCCCGCAAGGACGCCAACCAGCGGCGTACGGAGGCCGCGGAGCAGGTCGACACGCTCATCACGGAGTCCGCAGCGGAGGCCGACAAGCTGACCCGCGAGGCGCAGGAGGCGGCGCAGAAGACGACCGCGGAGGCGGAGGCGCAGGCCGACACGATGGTCGGCGCCGCGCGGAACGAGGCGGAGCGGCTGGTCTCCGAGGCCACCGTCGAGGGCAACGCCCTGGTGGAGAAGGCCCGTACGGACGCGGACGAGCTGCTTGTCGGTGCCCGCAGGGACGCGACCCAGATAAGGGAGCGGGCCGAGGAGCTGCGCGACCGCATCACGGGCGAGATCGAGGAGCTGCACCAGCGGGCCCGCCGCGAGTCCGCCGAGACCATGAAGAACGCGGGCGAGCGGTGCGACGCCCTGGTCAAGGCGGCGGAGGAGCAGCTGGCCGAGGCGCAGACCAAGGCCAAGGACCTGCTGAACGACGCCAATTCGGAAGCGGGCAAGGTCCGTATCGCGGCGGTGAAAAAGGCGGAGGGCCTGCTCAAGGAGGCCGAGCAGAAAAAGGCCGAGCTGTCGCGCGAAGCCGAAAAGATCTTGGCCGAGGCCCGTGCCGAGTCCACCGCCATGATCGAAAAGGGTCAGCGCGAACTCGACGTCCTGGTCAGGCGCCGCGAGGACATCAATGCCGAGATCTCCCGTGTCCAGGACGTGCTGGAGGCGTTGGAATCTTTTGAGGCACCGTCCGGCGGGGGCAAGGACTCGGGCGTCAAGGCGGGCGCAGCGGCCGGCGCCACACGATCGGGTGGCAAGGGGGCCGAGGGCTAG
- a CDS encoding PepSY domain-containing protein: protein MKRRTTVIAATAAVALLGAGAATTVAVADDDGSTRAKQSSVRVADDDATEAKRAKVTAADAITAALRHTPGIATGAELDSDDGNLVWDVDVIGQDNKWHHIDVDPGTTKILNSYVEHEDNDGDDGDDNAARVAATLKDAPTSAEDAAKAAAAKGTVTSVEADDDGTVKTWEVETTSKNGTERNWHVNLDTATVTPDHASDDDGEDD, encoded by the coding sequence ATGAAGCGCCGTACCACCGTCATCGCCGCCACCGCCGCCGTAGCGCTGCTGGGCGCGGGAGCCGCGACCACCGTGGCCGTAGCCGACGACGACGGCTCGACACGTGCCAAGCAGTCGAGCGTGCGGGTGGCGGACGACGACGCGACCGAGGCGAAGCGGGCGAAGGTCACGGCCGCGGACGCGATCACGGCGGCACTCCGGCACACGCCGGGCATCGCGACGGGCGCCGAGCTCGACTCCGACGACGGCAACCTGGTCTGGGACGTCGATGTGATCGGCCAGGACAACAAGTGGCACCACATCGACGTGGACCCGGGCACGACGAAGATCCTCAACTCCTACGTGGAGCACGAGGACAACGACGGGGACGACGGGGACGACAACGCCGCCCGCGTGGCGGCGACGCTCAAGGACGCGCCCACGTCGGCGGAGGACGCGGCGAAGGCGGCAGCGGCCAAGGGCACGGTGACGTCCGTGGAGGCGGACGACGACGGCACGGTCAAGACCTGGGAGGTGGAGACGACGTCCAAGAACGGCACCGAGCGAAACTGGCACGTGAACCTCGACACGGCGACCGTGACCCCCGACCACGCGTCGGACGACGACGGCGAGGACGACTGA
- a CDS encoding MarR family winged helix-turn-helix transcriptional regulator translates to METDTATQWLTDEEQCAWRTHLEVNRLLNYQLEKDLQPFGLTMNDYEILVNLSEAEDHRMRMSDLAAATLQSKSRLSHQITRMENAGLVRRENCESDRRGLYTVLTDFGLETMRKVAPHHVASVRQHFLGLVSKQELTDLHKALSPIAEHLRSQRGKP, encoded by the coding sequence ATGGAGACCGACACGGCCACGCAGTGGCTGACCGACGAGGAACAGTGCGCCTGGCGCACCCACCTGGAGGTCAACAGGCTGCTCAACTACCAGCTGGAGAAGGATCTCCAGCCGTTCGGCCTGACGATGAACGACTACGAGATCCTCGTGAACCTCTCCGAGGCCGAAGATCACCGGATGCGGATGAGCGATCTGGCCGCGGCGACCCTTCAGTCGAAGAGCCGGCTCTCGCACCAGATCACCCGCATGGAGAACGCGGGTCTGGTGCGCCGCGAGAACTGTGAGTCGGACCGGCGCGGCCTGTACACCGTGCTCACCGACTTCGGCCTGGAGACCATGCGGAAGGTCGCCCCGCACCATGTGGCGTCCGTACGACAGCACTTCCTCGGACTCGTCTCGAAGCAGGAGCTGACCGACCTGCACAAGGCGCTGAGCCCGATCGCCGAGCACCTGCGTTCGCAGCGCGGCAAACCGTGA
- the mce gene encoding methylmalonyl-CoA epimerase: MLTRIDHIGIACHDLDATVEFYKATYGFEVFHTEVNEEQGVREAMLKINETSDGGASYLQLLEPTREDSAVGKWLAKNGEGVHHIAFGTADVDGDAAAIRGKGVRVLYDEPRRGSMGSRITFLHPKDCHGVLTELVTAAPQESAEH; encoded by the coding sequence ATGCTGACGCGAATCGACCACATCGGGATCGCCTGCCACGACCTCGACGCCACCGTCGAGTTCTACAAGGCCACGTACGGCTTCGAGGTCTTCCACACGGAGGTCAACGAGGAGCAGGGCGTACGCGAGGCCATGCTCAAGATCAACGAGACGTCGGACGGCGGCGCCTCCTACCTCCAGCTTCTCGAACCGACCCGCGAGGACTCCGCGGTCGGTAAATGGCTGGCCAAGAACGGTGAGGGCGTGCACCACATCGCCTTCGGCACGGCGGACGTCGACGGGGACGCGGCGGCCATAAGGGGCAAGGGTGTGCGCGTGCTCTACGACGAGCCCCGGCGCGGTTCGATGGGGTCGCGCATCACGTTCCTGCACCCCAAGGACTGCCACGGCGTACTGACCGAACTCGTCACCGCGGCACCGCAGGAGTCGGCGGAGCACTGA
- a CDS encoding response regulator transcription factor, producing the protein MRLLIVEDEKRLALSLAKGLTAEGFAVDVVHDGLEGLHRASEGPYDLIVLDIMLPGMNGYRVCAALRAAGDDVPILMLTAKDGEYDEAEGLDTGADDYLTKPFSYVVLVARVKALLRRRGSGRAAPVIEVGGLRVDTAARRVLRGEDEVVLAAKEFAVLEHLALHAGEVVSKADILEHVWDFAYDGDPNIVEVYISALRRKLGPGLIRTMRGAGYCLEGR; encoded by the coding sequence ATGCGCCTGTTGATCGTGGAGGACGAGAAGCGGCTGGCCCTGTCGCTCGCCAAAGGGCTCACCGCCGAGGGGTTCGCCGTGGACGTCGTCCATGACGGCCTGGAGGGGCTGCACCGCGCGAGCGAAGGCCCGTACGACCTGATCGTTCTCGACATCATGCTGCCCGGCATGAACGGGTACCGGGTCTGTGCCGCCCTGCGCGCCGCCGGTGACGACGTGCCGATCCTCATGCTCACCGCCAAGGACGGCGAGTACGACGAGGCCGAGGGGCTCGACACCGGGGCCGACGACTATTTGACGAAGCCCTTCTCGTACGTGGTGCTCGTCGCCCGCGTGAAAGCGCTGTTGCGGCGTCGGGGGTCCGGGCGGGCCGCTCCCGTCATCGAGGTCGGCGGGCTGCGCGTGGACACCGCCGCCCGCCGGGTGCTGCGCGGCGAGGACGAGGTCGTCCTGGCGGCGAAGGAGTTCGCGGTCCTCGAACACCTGGCGCTGCACGCCGGCGAGGTGGTCTCCAAGGCCGACATCCTGGAACACGTCTGGGACTTCGCCTACGACGGCGACCCGAACATCGTCGAGGTCTACATCAGCGCCCTGCGCCGCAAGCTCGGCCCCGGGCTCATCCGCACCATGCGCGGCGCCGGCTACTGCCTGGAGGGGCGGTGA
- a CDS encoding acetyl-CoA C-acetyltransferase → MSGTTTRESNAATSVIVAGARTPMGRLLGSLKSFSGADLGGFAIKAALDRAGIGGDQVQYVIMGQVLQAGAGQIPARQAAVKAGIPMNVPALTINKVCLSGLDAIALADQLIRAGEFDVVVAGGQESMTNAPHLLPKSREGYKYGAIEMLDAMAYDGLTDSFEGIPMGASTEKHNTRLGIERGVQDEIAAASHQRAAAAQKNGLFEAEITPVEIPQRKGEPVLFSKDEGIRAETTVESLGKLRPAFAKDGTITAGTASQISDGAAAVVVMSKARAQELGLEWIAEIGAHGNVAGPDNSLQSQPSNAIQHALKKEGLGVEDLDLVEINEAFAAVSVQSMKDLGVSSEKVNVNGGAIALGHPIGMSGARIVLHLALELKRRGGGVGAAALCGGGGQGDALIVRVPKS, encoded by the coding sequence ATGTCTGGAACGACCACGCGTGAATCGAATGCAGCCACCTCAGTGATCGTCGCGGGCGCGCGGACGCCCATGGGCCGTCTGCTCGGCTCGCTCAAGTCCTTCTCCGGAGCCGACCTCGGCGGCTTCGCGATCAAGGCCGCCCTCGACCGTGCGGGTATCGGTGGCGACCAGGTGCAGTACGTGATCATGGGCCAGGTGTTGCAGGCCGGGGCAGGGCAGATCCCGGCACGCCAGGCCGCCGTCAAGGCCGGCATCCCGATGAACGTGCCGGCGCTGACCATCAACAAGGTGTGCCTGTCCGGCCTCGACGCCATCGCGCTCGCCGACCAGCTCATCCGCGCCGGCGAGTTCGATGTCGTGGTCGCCGGCGGCCAGGAGTCCATGACCAACGCCCCGCATCTCCTGCCGAAGTCCCGCGAGGGCTACAAGTACGGCGCGATCGAGATGCTCGACGCCATGGCGTACGACGGGCTGACGGACTCCTTCGAAGGCATCCCGATGGGCGCCTCCACCGAGAAGCACAACACCCGGCTCGGCATCGAGCGCGGCGTGCAGGACGAGATCGCCGCCGCCTCGCACCAGCGCGCCGCCGCCGCCCAGAAGAACGGCCTGTTCGAGGCCGAGATCACGCCCGTGGAGATCCCGCAGCGCAAGGGCGAGCCCGTGCTCTTCAGCAAGGACGAGGGCATCCGCGCCGAGACCACCGTCGAGTCCCTCGGCAAGCTGCGCCCCGCCTTCGCCAAGGACGGGACGATCACCGCCGGCACCGCCTCCCAGATCTCGGACGGCGCCGCCGCCGTGGTGGTCATGAGCAAGGCCAGGGCGCAGGAGCTCGGCCTCGAGTGGATCGCCGAGATCGGCGCGCACGGGAACGTGGCCGGGCCCGACAACTCGCTCCAGTCGCAGCCCTCCAACGCCATCCAGCACGCCCTGAAGAAGGAGGGGCTGGGCGTCGAGGACCTCGACCTCGTCGAGATCAACGAGGCCTTCGCCGCTGTCAGCGTGCAGTCGATGAAGGACCTCGGCGTGTCCTCGGAAAAGGTGAACGTCAACGGCGGCGCGATCGCCCTGGGTCACCCGATCGGGATGTCCGGCGCCCGTATCGTGCTGCACCTCGCCCTGGAGCTGAAGCGGCGGGGCGGCGGCGTGGGCGCGGCCGCGCTGTGCGGTGGCGGCGGTCAGGGTGACGCCTTGATCGTGCGGGTACCCAAGAGCTGA
- a CDS encoding HAMP domain-containing sensor histidine kinase, giving the protein MKRLGSVRARATLGAMLVVAVTLAAACVAVLLSLRGNLTAQADGQADSAARDVAAQITAGTAYADLELPDGEDHPVQVVDRDGRVLAVSDDLEAISGTGVSGVSPVARPGGRGDDDDADDDDPEAGEVGEITGHSTGSATVDGDVDEYRFAEAEVGDRRGETVLVHAGASLDARKDAVGSAGLAMAIGFPLLVAVVGGTTWLVTRRALRPVEGIRAEMAAITASQDLGRRVPEPDTHDEVARLARTTNETLAALQDSVERQRRFVADASHELRSPIASLRTQLEVGAAHPELLDVDGAVEDTVRLQELAADLLLLARLDAGEKPSGASVDLAALVREELSQRTGDRVPVDVEVRGSAQVTGSRGQLARVLGNLVDNAQRHARTGVRVVVGVEEGRATVTVTDDGDGVPRAQRERIFERFVRLDDARSRDGGGAGLGLAIARDVAERHGGTLTVRTAPQGGALFELSLPVGRESP; this is encoded by the coding sequence GTGAAGCGGCTGGGGTCCGTGCGGGCGCGGGCCACGCTCGGCGCCATGCTCGTCGTCGCCGTGACCCTGGCCGCCGCCTGCGTCGCCGTGCTGCTCTCGCTGCGCGGCAACCTCACCGCGCAGGCCGACGGGCAGGCCGACTCCGCCGCCCGTGACGTGGCCGCCCAGATCACCGCGGGCACCGCCTACGCCGATCTCGAACTGCCCGACGGCGAGGATCACCCGGTGCAGGTCGTCGACCGGGACGGCCGGGTGCTCGCGGTCAGCGACGACCTGGAGGCGATCAGCGGCACCGGCGTTTCCGGCGTGAGCCCGGTCGCTCGCCCCGGCGGGCGCGGCGATGACGACGACGCGGACGACGACGACCCGGAGGCCGGTGAGGTCGGCGAGATCACCGGGCACAGCACCGGCAGCGCCACCGTGGACGGCGACGTGGACGAGTACCGGTTCGCCGAGGCGGAGGTCGGCGACCGGCGCGGGGAGACCGTCCTGGTCCACGCGGGCGCCTCGCTCGACGCCCGGAAGGACGCGGTGGGGAGCGCCGGTCTCGCCATGGCCATCGGGTTCCCGCTGCTCGTCGCGGTGGTCGGCGGGACGACCTGGCTGGTGACGCGGCGCGCCCTGCGGCCCGTGGAGGGGATCCGCGCGGAGATGGCCGCCATCACCGCCTCGCAGGACCTGGGGCGCCGGGTGCCCGAGCCCGACACGCACGACGAGGTGGCCCGGCTTGCCCGGACGACGAACGAGACGCTGGCCGCGTTGCAGGACTCCGTGGAGCGGCAGCGGCGGTTCGTCGCGGACGCCTCGCACGAGCTGCGCAGCCCCATCGCCTCGTTGCGCACCCAGCTCGAGGTCGGCGCCGCCCACCCGGAGTTGCTCGATGTGGACGGCGCCGTCGAGGACACCGTACGACTTCAGGAACTGGCCGCCGACCTGCTCCTGCTGGCCCGGCTCGACGCGGGGGAGAAGCCGTCCGGCGCGTCCGTGGACCTCGCCGCCCTGGTCCGCGAAGAACTGTCGCAGCGCACCGGCGACCGGGTCCCGGTCGACGTAGAGGTGCGGGGGAGTGCTCAGGTCACCGGATCGCGCGGGCAGTTGGCCCGTGTCCTCGGCAACCTGGTGGACAACGCGCAGCGGCACGCCCGTACCGGGGTCCGGGTCGTCGTGGGCGTCGAGGAGGGCCGCGCGACGGTCACCGTCACCGACGACGGGGACGGGGTGCCGCGGGCGCAGCGGGAGCGGATCTTCGAGCGGTTCGTGCGGCTCGACGACGCGCGGTCCCGGGACGGCGGCGGGGCCGGTCTGGGCCTGGCCATCGCCCGGGACGTGGCCGAGCGGCACGGTGGCACCCTGACGGTGCGCACCGCGCCGCAAGGCGGCGCGCTGTTCGAACTCAGCCTGCCTGTGGGCCGGGAAAGTCCTTAG